The following proteins are co-located in the Dromiciops gliroides isolate mDroGli1 chromosome 2, mDroGli1.pri, whole genome shotgun sequence genome:
- the GABPB1 gene encoding GA-binding protein subunit beta-1 isoform X3, with the protein MSLVDLGKKLLEAARAGQDDEVRILMANGAPFTTDWLGTSPLHLAAQYGHYSTTEVLLRAGVSRDARTKVDRTPLHMAASEGHASIVEVLLKHGADVNAKDMLKMTALHWATEHNHQEVVELLIKYGADVHTQSKFCKTALDISIDNGNEDLAEILQIAMQNQINTNPESPDTVTIHAATPQFIIGPGGVVNLTGLVSSENSSKATDETGVSAVQFGNSSTSVLATLAALAEASAPLSNSSETPVSSTHVLRMIWLSWVSCQAPYRHVSSSTVFRCFVRQHWSSSSVILQMSLYSNLVLPLAAMSLLLARRSSVSW; encoded by the exons ATGTCCCTGGTAGATTTGGGAAAGAAGCTTTTAGAAGCAGCACGAGCAGGTCAAGATGATGAAGTTCGGATTTTGATGGCAAATGGAGCTCCTTTTACTACAGATTGG ttGGGTACATCTCCACTTCATCTAGCAGCACAATATGGGCACTATTCAACCACAGAAGTATTACTACGAGCTGGTGTAAGCCGAGATGCCAGAACTAAAGTGGACCGAACTCCATTACACATGGCAGCATCTGAAGGCCATGCAAGCATAGTAGAAGTTTTACTTAAG CATGGCGCTGATGTCAATGCAAAGGACATGCTCAAGATGACAGCACTACACTGGGCTACAGAACATAACCATCAAGAGGTGGTAGAACTTTTAATTAAATATGGTGCTGATGTCCACACACAAAGTAAATTTTGTAAAACTGCTTTGGATATTTCAATAGACAATGGAAATGAAGATTTGGCAGAAATACTACAg ATTGCAATGCAGAACCAAATAAATACAAACCCAGAGAGCCCTGACACTGTGACGATCCATGCGGCAACACCACAGTTTATCATTGGACCTGGAGGGGTGGTGAACCTAACAGGTCTGGTATCCTCAGAAAATTCATCCAAGGCAACAG ATGAAACGGGAGTATCTGCTGTTCAGTTTGGAAACTCATCTACATCAGTATTAGCTACATTAGCTGCTTTAGCTGAAGCTTCTGCTCCATTGTCCAATTCATCAGAAACCCCAG TGTCATCTACACATGTTCTCCGGATGATCTGGCTTAGCTGGGTCTCATGCCAAGCTCCCTACAGGCACGTTTCCTCCTCAACTGTCTTTCGCTGTTTTGTGAGGCAACACTGGTCGTCATCTTCcgtcattttgcaaatgagcttGTACTCTAACCTGGTATTGCCCTTGGCTGCCATGTCTCTGCTcttggcaaggagatcaagtgTTTCCTGG TAG